One Bacillus sp. FJAT-52991 genomic region harbors:
- a CDS encoding chemotaxis protein, with the protein MSNEQGILLESGTNELEIVEFEVQNNKYGINVIKVKEIIQPLPITLIPHSHEHIEGVIQLRGEVLPVINMAKVLGVPVVKDDSTDKYIVTEFNKQKAVFHVQNVTRIHRISWEDIDKPSDMYQGGNNQVIGVVKISGQMILLLDFEKIILDINPESGIHVGQIKQLGARDRSTKNIVAAEDSPLLRKLLHDTLSEAGYENVEFFENGKLAYDYLESVAAEFEIEEKVQLVITDIEMPKMDGHHLTRRVKEHPVLKQLPVIIFSSLITEDLRHKGDGVGADAQVSKPEIAELVKNIDRLVL; encoded by the coding sequence ATGAGTAATGAACAAGGAATTTTATTAGAAAGTGGTACAAATGAACTTGAAATTGTTGAATTTGAAGTACAAAATAATAAATATGGAATAAATGTCATAAAAGTGAAGGAAATTATTCAACCTTTGCCAATCACATTAATTCCTCACTCACATGAACATATTGAAGGGGTTATTCAACTTCGGGGAGAAGTTCTTCCGGTCATTAATATGGCAAAAGTTCTTGGGGTGCCGGTAGTGAAAGATGATTCAACTGATAAGTACATAGTGACCGAGTTTAATAAGCAAAAAGCAGTATTTCATGTTCAAAATGTAACGCGTATTCACCGGATTTCTTGGGAGGATATTGACAAGCCGTCGGATATGTATCAAGGTGGTAACAATCAAGTGATTGGCGTTGTTAAGATTAGCGGTCAAATGATTCTCCTGCTTGATTTTGAAAAAATTATCCTTGATATCAATCCTGAATCAGGTATACATGTTGGACAAATTAAGCAATTAGGAGCTAGAGATCGCTCCACTAAAAATATTGTGGCAGCAGAAGATTCACCGCTACTAAGAAAATTACTTCATGATACATTATCTGAAGCAGGTTATGAAAATGTTGAATTTTTTGAGAATGGAAAGCTCGCCTATGATTATTTAGAATCAGTTGCCGCTGAGTTTGAGATTGAAGAAAAGGTTCAATTAGTTATTACAGATATTGAAATGCCGAAAATGGATGGCCATCATTTAACAAGAAGAGTGAAAGAGCATCCAGTATTAAAACAGCTTCCTGTCATTATCTTCTCTTCATTAATTACGGAAGACCTTCGTCATAAAGGAGATGGAGTTGGAGCAGATGCTCAAGTAAGTAAGCCTGAGATTGCTGAATTAGTAAAGAATATTGACCGGTTAGTGTTGTAA
- the corA gene encoding magnesium/cobalt transporter CorA, translating to MIRTCVLKTNGELLYDLPLEHINNEEIEWYWIDFAEPNDKEKELLSHAFQFHPLAIEDCLDQLIGRPKLDFYDQYYFFLVHALDPKTYEAREVDVFINDRMIVTFHNISVSELNHVWEELKGNGKLRQGPVFIFHRLIDRFVDELFPPVYHIEDQLNRVDEETDNYSGNELIDRLFDIRHDMAKLRQSIFPMRDLVYRMLNSTRLEFMNEHQIYFRDVYDHLLKLAEMLESYRDFSSDLRDNYVSVNSNKMNNIMMTLTVITTIFMPLTFIAGIYGMNFKYMPELQYRYGYFIVIGIMFTIALFMVTMFNKKGWLRITKKQRKSRRKITFK from the coding sequence ATGATTAGAACTTGTGTGTTAAAAACAAATGGTGAATTACTATATGACCTACCTTTAGAACATATCAACAACGAAGAGATTGAGTGGTACTGGATCGACTTTGCGGAGCCAAATGACAAGGAGAAAGAGCTCTTGAGTCATGCTTTTCAATTCCATCCATTGGCTATTGAAGATTGTCTAGATCAGTTGATTGGTCGCCCTAAACTTGATTTTTATGATCAATATTATTTCTTTCTCGTTCATGCTTTAGATCCAAAAACATATGAAGCTAGAGAGGTCGATGTATTTATTAATGATCGGATGATCGTCACTTTCCATAACATTTCGGTTTCTGAATTGAATCATGTATGGGAGGAATTAAAAGGAAACGGAAAGCTGAGACAAGGTCCAGTATTTATTTTCCATCGGCTCATTGATCGTTTTGTCGATGAATTATTCCCCCCTGTCTACCATATTGAAGATCAGTTGAATAGAGTTGATGAGGAAACGGATAACTATTCAGGGAATGAATTAATTGATCGTCTATTTGATATTCGTCACGATATGGCTAAATTAAGACAATCCATTTTTCCAATGAGGGATCTTGTTTATCGAATGTTAAATTCAACAAGGCTGGAATTTATGAATGAGCATCAAATTTATTTTCGTGATGTATATGATCATTTGTTAAAGCTTGCTGAAATGCTTGAGTCTTATCGCGACTTTTCCTCTGATTTACGAGATAATTATGTGTCGGTCAACTCGAATAAAATGAATAATATTATGATGACGTTGACAGTTATTACAACTATTTTCATGCCATTGACATTCATAGCAGGAATTTACGGAATGAATTTTAAATATATGCCTGAGTTGCAATATCGCTACGGTTATTTTATTGTCATCGGTATAATGTTCACCATTGCTCTGTTTATGGTTACTATGTTCAATAAGAAAGGATGGTTACGCATCACCAAAAAACAGAGGAAATCCAGAAGAAAGATTACATTTAAATAG
- a CDS encoding aminotransferase A, producing MEHCINEKVKNIQISGIRKFFNLVSGTKDMISLTIGQPDFPTPEHVKTAGMKAIENNYTTYTHNAGYIELRTAVANYVHKKYALTYSPESEVIVTVGASQAIDIALRTILSPGDEVILPGPVYPGYEPIIHMCGAHLTTIDTRDSEFKLTADKIRPALSEKTKAIILPYPSNPTGVGLSEEELKAIADLIRGKDIFIIADEIYSELTYDRPHISIASFLREQTIVLNGLSKSHAMTGWRIGFLFAPENIAKHMLKVHQYNVSCASSVAQMAALEAVEAGIDDALPMRDQYKQRRDYVYERLSSLNFEVVKPDGAFYFFIKIPSHIEETSFDFCYKLATEQKVAVVPGSAFSEYGEDYFRLSYACSMEQLQKGLDRIEAFMKTQNR from the coding sequence TTGGAACATTGCATTAACGAAAAAGTTAAAAATATTCAAATATCAGGCATTCGCAAATTTTTTAATTTAGTTAGCGGAACAAAAGATATGATTTCTTTAACCATTGGACAACCTGACTTCCCTACTCCAGAGCATGTGAAAACAGCAGGAATGAAAGCGATTGAAAACAATTATACGACTTACACTCATAATGCGGGCTACATCGAACTGCGAACAGCTGTAGCCAACTATGTACATAAAAAATATGCTTTAACTTATTCGCCAGAATCAGAGGTCATCGTAACTGTCGGCGCTAGCCAAGCGATCGATATCGCTTTACGGACGATTCTTTCTCCAGGAGATGAAGTGATTCTTCCTGGTCCTGTTTATCCAGGTTACGAACCAATTATTCATATGTGTGGGGCTCATTTAACAACGATTGATACACGCGATAGCGAGTTTAAACTAACCGCTGACAAAATCCGTCCTGCCCTTAGCGAAAAAACGAAAGCCATTATCTTACCTTACCCATCTAATCCAACAGGCGTTGGTCTTTCAGAAGAGGAATTAAAAGCGATTGCTGATTTAATACGTGGAAAAGATATCTTTATCATTGCGGATGAAATTTATAGTGAGCTGACGTATGATCGCCCTCATATATCGATCGCTTCTTTTTTAAGAGAGCAAACCATTGTTTTAAACGGCTTATCAAAATCACACGCGATGACAGGATGGCGAATCGGCTTTTTATTTGCACCCGAAAATATCGCAAAACATATGTTAAAAGTCCATCAATATAACGTATCATGTGCTTCATCCGTTGCACAAATGGCGGCTTTAGAAGCGGTCGAAGCAGGAATAGATGACGCTCTTCCTATGCGGGATCAATATAAACAAAGACGTGATTATGTATACGAACGCCTGTCTTCTCTCAATTTTGAAGTAGTGAAACCAGATGGGGCTTTTTACTTTTTTATTAAAATCCCTTCGCATATAGAAGAAACATCTTTTGATTTCTGCTATAAATTGGCGACTGAACAAAAAGTAGCGGTCGTTCCTGGCAGTGCCTTTTCTGAATATGGTGAAGACTATTTCCGACTATCTTATGCCTGCTCTATGGAACAGCTTCAAAAGGGATTAGACCGCATCGAGGCATTCATGAAGACACAAAATAGATAA